A genomic window from Clostridia bacterium includes:
- a CDS encoding Maff2 family protein, with amino-acid sequence MAFFQSAVGVLQTLVVALGAGLGIWGAINLMEGYGNDNPGANAHVR; translated from the coding sequence ATGGCATTTTTTCAGAGCGCAGTAGGCGTACTTCAGACACTCGTTGTAGCACTTGGTGCAGGTCTTGGCATTTGGGGAGCAATCAACCTCATGGAAGGATACGGCAATGATAATCCCGGCGCTAATGCTCATGTACGGTAA
- a CDS encoding PcfJ domain-containing protein, which produces MKMQKIKPIPKKIMAMIQRQDKKDYPAQDRHLRFYSYMTKNDKELVQVTVAVINHRKKWYCKQVIVHGVHSDKCFLKDIKFSKLGGYAVGWYDMGIQKYQNWYEDNEWGWQYDQYFNPRAPIVNINYIVSHFPEYKYSAIEQYRFLDVLPYLRIYEQYPQAEYFVKAGLHYFATCKSVLRKAGKDKAFRSWIFKHRNEIGDVYAETVLDAYKTGRSIRDTQILLARKKQLIRDDCLKSIRELFRGNCAFERFFSYIDKHSISEYSYRDYAFACRYLGLDMTQEKNLFPHDFQRWHDIRIDEYKTKKAMDEVEQKKALLDSFRKIAEKYLPLQYQKNADYIAVIAMSPFDLINEGDALHHCVGKMGYDQRMIREQSLIFFIRAKEAPDKPLVTVEYSPEKRRVVQCHGDNNSTPNEKILNFINKQWLPFANRQIKKLAA; this is translated from the coding sequence ATGAAAATGCAAAAGATAAAGCCGATACCCAAAAAGATTATGGCAATGATCCAAAGGCAAGACAAGAAAGACTATCCGGCACAAGATAGACATTTGCGTTTCTACTCGTATATGACAAAAAACGACAAAGAACTTGTGCAAGTGACGGTCGCGGTTATCAACCATCGCAAGAAATGGTATTGCAAGCAGGTAATCGTGCACGGCGTTCACTCTGACAAATGCTTCTTGAAAGATATTAAGTTCAGCAAGTTGGGCGGATATGCCGTCGGTTGGTACGATATGGGCATCCAAAAATACCAAAACTGGTACGAAGACAATGAATGGGGATGGCAATACGACCAATACTTCAACCCGCGCGCCCCGATTGTCAACATAAACTATATCGTTTCTCACTTCCCCGAATACAAATACTCGGCGATAGAACAGTACCGCTTCTTAGATGTTTTGCCGTATCTCCGCATTTATGAACAATACCCCCAAGCAGAGTATTTCGTGAAGGCAGGACTACACTATTTCGCAACGTGTAAGAGTGTGCTTCGAAAGGCAGGGAAAGATAAAGCGTTTAGGAGCTGGATCTTCAAACACAGAAACGAAATCGGGGATGTTTACGCAGAAACGGTTTTGGATGCGTACAAAACGGGACGATCCATACGGGACACGCAAATCCTCTTGGCTCGAAAGAAACAGCTCATTCGTGATGACTGCTTAAAAAGTATAAGGGAACTGTTTAGAGGGAACTGCGCCTTTGAACGGTTCTTTTCTTACATAGACAAACATTCCATCAGCGAATACAGCTATCGAGATTACGCATTCGCTTGCCGATATTTGGGGCTTGATATGACACAAGAAAAGAACCTGTTTCCCCACGACTTTCAACGCTGGCACGATATCCGAATAGACGAATACAAGACGAAGAAGGCAATGGACGAAGTCGAACAAAAAAAGGCTTTGCTTGACTCGTTCCGAAAGATCGCCGAGAAGTATCTGCCCTTGCAATACCAAAAGAACGCAGACTATATCGCCGTGATTGCGATGTCGCCGTTTGACCTCATAAATGAGGGGGACGCTTTACACCATTGCGTAGGGAAAATGGGATACGACCAACGAATGATCCGCGAACAGTCCCTTATCTTCTTTATCCGAGCAAAAGAAGCCCCGGACAAACCGCTTGTGACGGTGGAGTATTCCCCGGAGAAAAGGCGCGTCGTTCAATGTCACGGAGATAATAACTCAACGCCGAACGAGAAAATACTGAACTTTATAAATAAACAATGGCTGCCGTTTGCCAATCGCCAAATCAAAAAACTGGCAGCGTAA
- a CDS encoding GNAT family N-acetyltransferase, which translates to MEFMSVDPAKGELVERLSKIASEIVKKYYDPLLGEEQNDYMIEKFQSESAIRDQLSRGYRYFIAQDGFRAIGFLGFYPRRDHLYLSKFYLSEGERGKGYGRKMLEFCIQSAKNGGFGAIELNVNKKNATAAIYERFGFKKIRSERNDIGHGYFMDDYVYRLEF; encoded by the coding sequence ATGGAATTTATGAGCGTCGATCCGGCAAAAGGCGAACTTGTCGAACGCCTGTCGAAAATCGCTTCGGAGATCGTTAAAAAGTACTACGACCCCCTTCTCGGCGAAGAACAAAACGACTATATGATCGAAAAATTCCAGTCCGAATCCGCGATTCGCGACCAGCTTTCCCGCGGCTATCGCTATTTCATCGCGCAAGACGGATTCCGCGCGATCGGCTTTTTGGGGTTCTACCCGCGCCGCGATCACCTCTATCTCAGCAAGTTTTACCTATCCGAAGGCGAACGCGGCAAAGGCTACGGCAGAAAAATGCTTGAATTCTGCATCCAAAGCGCAAAAAACGGAGGCTTCGGCGCGATCGAGCTCAACGTCAACAAGAAGAACGCGACCGCGGCGATCTACGAGCGCTTCGGGTTCAAAAAGATCCGTTCGGAAAGAAACGACATCGGTCACGGCTACTTCATGGACGATTACGTCTACCGTTTGGAATTTTGA
- a CDS encoding GGDEF domain-containing protein: MKILRLIRNYLCYCGIEKDEYNAVKKDAYVSNFKTWRILHCLMTAAFAFLFINSLFNNLLAQNKTFYMIALIYSAIITGVFFIFKADSFVAQLLIYLSISMLFLFSALITSNKPNIPATMFVVMLIITPMFMIDKPFFMGIVLSAASAVFLVWMYRVKPYTVWQIDLTNVVIFSVIGFFIHIIANSIRIKEFVLRRKINIQKDTDDLTGLKNKGALTREINKFLADESKNKGILFVLDIDRFKDINDTYGHDVGDSVIGQMGAFSSEYFKNGEIVGRFGGDEFIFFVKGTDDAALARKIAEDIVSGAHEKIRIPDKDRKISVSIGIALYHGEEKNYSEIFKKADVALYELKSKRTDKYKIFE; encoded by the coding sequence TCGAAAAAGACGAATATAACGCCGTGAAAAAAGACGCGTACGTCTCCAATTTCAAAACGTGGCGCATTCTGCACTGCTTGATGACCGCGGCTTTCGCGTTTTTGTTCATAAACTCCCTTTTTAATAATTTGCTTGCTCAAAACAAGACCTTTTATATGATCGCCCTTATTTATTCGGCGATCATCACCGGTGTGTTTTTCATTTTCAAGGCGGATTCGTTCGTCGCGCAACTTTTGATCTATTTGTCGATATCCATGCTGTTCCTGTTCAGCGCGCTCATTACGAGCAATAAGCCGAATATTCCCGCAACCATGTTCGTCGTTATGCTGATCATAACGCCGATGTTTATGATCGACAAGCCGTTTTTTATGGGGATCGTGTTGAGCGCGGCGTCGGCGGTCTTCCTCGTTTGGATGTACAGGGTAAAGCCCTATACCGTTTGGCAAATCGATTTGACGAACGTCGTCATTTTTTCCGTCATCGGGTTTTTCATCCATATCATTGCCAATTCGATTCGGATCAAAGAGTTCGTTTTGCGGAGAAAAATCAACATTCAAAAAGACACGGACGACCTGACGGGGCTCAAAAACAAGGGCGCGCTGACGAGAGAGATCAATAAATTCCTTGCGGACGAGTCGAAAAACAAAGGGATACTGTTCGTCCTTGATATCGACCGCTTCAAAGATATTAACGATACCTACGGTCACGACGTCGGCGACAGCGTGATCGGTCAGATGGGCGCGTTTTCAAGCGAATACTTCAAAAACGGAGAGATCGTCGGGCGTTTCGGCGGCGACGAATTTATCTTTTTCGTAAAGGGCACCGACGACGCGGCTCTCGCGCGCAAAATAGCGGAAGATATCGTTTCGGGCGCGCATGAAAAAATCCGGATTCCCGATAAAGACCGAAAAATCAGCGTAAGCATCGGCATCGCTCTTTATCACGGTGAGGAGAAAAACTATTCCGAGATATTCAAAAAAGCGGACGTGGCGCTGTACGAACTGAAATCCAAACGCACCGATAAATATAAGATCTTCGAATAA